The following are encoded together in the Fuerstiella sp. genome:
- a CDS encoding tRNA-dihydrouridine synthase family protein has translation MLLNHPTIPKLQIGSLTLDLPVVQAALSGYSDWPMRATARSLGAPYTICEVMLDHFVASLRDRARTRRFLMLTDADHPAGAQLMGADPVEFPPAARRLVKAGFDVIDINFGCPVKKVLGRCRGGFHLGQPEIALEILQRVRDTVPDHIPVTLKMRRGIDDSDSSRDKFFEILEGAFSGGIAAVTVHGRTVQQRYVGPSNWEFLKEICSTWPDRTILGSGDLFCAEDCVRMIHETGVHGVTAARGSIGNPWIFGQCRELLSGRPLPPPPSVHDQRDALLQHFDFTDRVYPSGKAYRQMRKFGLRYADWHPHGGRVRADFIKVGSNESWLEVLDKWYRADQPGQYPENPGRPKPPAG, from the coding sequence TGAGAGCGACGGCGAGGTCACTGGGTGCCCCGTACACGATTTGTGAGGTCATGCTGGACCACTTCGTTGCGTCTTTGCGCGACAGGGCACGGACACGTCGATTCCTGATGCTCACAGATGCAGACCATCCGGCTGGTGCCCAGTTGATGGGAGCCGATCCGGTTGAGTTCCCGCCAGCCGCACGCCGACTGGTCAAAGCCGGCTTTGACGTGATCGATATCAATTTCGGTTGTCCGGTTAAGAAAGTGTTGGGGCGATGTCGAGGTGGATTTCATCTGGGGCAGCCTGAAATTGCCCTGGAAATTCTGCAGCGTGTGCGGGATACCGTGCCCGACCACATCCCGGTCACCCTCAAAATGCGTCGTGGTATCGATGACAGCGACAGTAGTCGCGACAAATTTTTTGAGATTCTGGAAGGAGCATTTTCCGGCGGAATCGCGGCCGTGACGGTCCACGGAAGAACGGTTCAACAGCGTTACGTGGGTCCGAGCAACTGGGAATTCTTAAAAGAAATCTGCAGCACATGGCCGGACCGCACGATTCTTGGCAGTGGTGATCTGTTTTGTGCGGAGGACTGCGTTCGCATGATTCATGAAACAGGCGTTCATGGCGTTACGGCCGCTCGCGGATCAATTGGAAATCCGTGGATCTTTGGACAATGTCGCGAACTGCTGTCCGGCCGACCGCTGCCACCACCACCGTCGGTGCATGACCAGCGGGACGCGCTGCTTCAGCACTTTGATTTTACCGACCGTGTCTACCCGTCCGGGAAGGCCTATCGTCAGATGAGGAAATTCGGTTTGCGATATGCCGACTGGCATCCTCACGGCGGACGTGTCCGAGCCGACTTCATCAAGGTTGGATCCAACGAATCCTGGCTGGAAGTTCTGGACAAGTGGTACCGCGCAGATCAACCCGGGCAATATCCGGAAAACCCCGGCCGCCCCAAACCTCCGGCCGGTTAA